In one window of Burkholderia cenocepacia DNA:
- a CDS encoding carboxymuconolactone decarboxylase family protein — protein sequence MLNWNEYRKELSTRIGDIAKLSPDTLAGYKALSGAGAKTGHLDAKTRELIALAVAVTTRCDGCIAVHTAEAAKHGATKEEVAEALGVAIALNAGAALVYSARVMDALGD from the coding sequence ATGCTGAACTGGAACGAATACCGGAAGGAACTCTCGACGCGTATCGGCGACATCGCCAAGCTGTCGCCCGATACGCTGGCCGGCTACAAGGCGCTGTCCGGCGCGGGCGCCAAGACCGGCCATCTCGACGCGAAGACGCGCGAGCTGATCGCGCTCGCGGTGGCCGTCACGACGCGCTGCGACGGCTGTATCGCCGTGCATACGGCCGAAGCGGCCAAGCATGGCGCGACCAAGGAGGAAGTGGCGGAAGCGCTCGGCGTCGCGATCGCGTTGAATGCGGGTGCGGCGCTCGTCTATTCGGCGCGTGTGATGGACGCGCTCGGCGACTGA
- the ybgF gene encoding tol-pal system protein YbgF: MTHRLTWLRVAAAFCVAGAAWSAAPAHAGMFDDNEARRAVLDLRSKSDNLSSQLSAAQRTILDQSGRIDQLNQQVATLRGENEDLTNRLTTLERQQKEYYQDLDTRLKKFEPQQATIDGVEGTVQPGETDALSAAQQQFRNGNFKAAAASFRAFIAKYPESPYQPTAQYWYGNAQYALRDYRGSTATWQGIVSKFPQHPRAADALVAIGTNQLEQGQKAAAKKTFEQVVSQYAGSNAAQTAQGKLETIK; the protein is encoded by the coding sequence ATGACGCACCGTTTAACCTGGCTGCGCGTTGCCGCAGCGTTCTGCGTCGCGGGCGCGGCGTGGTCGGCCGCGCCCGCGCACGCCGGCATGTTCGACGACAACGAAGCGCGCCGTGCCGTGCTCGATCTGCGCAGCAAGAGCGACAACCTGTCGAGCCAGTTGTCGGCCGCCCAGCGTACGATCCTCGATCAATCCGGCCGTATCGACCAGCTGAACCAGCAGGTCGCGACGCTGCGCGGCGAGAACGAGGATCTGACGAACCGGCTGACGACGCTCGAGCGGCAGCAGAAGGAGTACTACCAGGATCTCGACACTCGGCTCAAGAAGTTCGAGCCGCAGCAGGCGACGATCGATGGTGTCGAAGGCACCGTGCAGCCGGGTGAAACGGATGCGCTCAGCGCGGCGCAGCAGCAGTTCCGCAACGGCAACTTCAAGGCGGCGGCGGCTTCGTTCCGTGCGTTCATCGCGAAGTATCCGGAGAGTCCCTATCAGCCGACCGCGCAGTACTGGTACGGCAACGCGCAATACGCGCTGCGCGACTACCGCGGCTCGACCGCGACGTGGCAAGGGATCGTCAGCAAGTTCCCGCAACACCCGCGCGCGGCCGACGCCCTCGTGGCAATCGGCACGAACCAGCTCGAGCAAGGCCAGAAGGCGGCCGCGAAGAAAACGTTCGAGCAGGTCGTGTCGCAGTACGCCGGGTCGAATGCGGCGCAGACGGCGCAGGGCAAACTCGAAACGATCAAATAA
- the cysC gene encoding adenylyl-sulfate kinase: protein MLTGNQSVLSSMKQDHAFVVWLTGVSGAGKSTLSNLLKEHLEARGLRTFLLDGDLLREGLNQDLGFSDADRHENIRRTAEVARLMVEAGLVVIVALISPFQEARAKARARFPQGMFFEVFVDVALDVAEARDPKGLYALARQGAIRQFTGIESTYEKPVFPDVHVRTGEASPLECVRAIMQKLPLND from the coding sequence ATGCTGACGGGTAATCAATCCGTGCTTTCCAGCATGAAGCAGGACCATGCCTTCGTGGTATGGCTCACCGGTGTCTCCGGTGCCGGTAAATCGACGCTGTCGAATCTGCTGAAGGAACACCTCGAGGCACGCGGCCTTCGGACTTTTCTGCTGGACGGCGACCTGCTTCGCGAAGGATTGAATCAGGACCTGGGATTCAGCGACGCAGACCGCCACGAGAATATTCGCCGGACTGCCGAGGTCGCGCGCCTGATGGTGGAGGCCGGGCTCGTCGTCATCGTTGCGCTGATCTCGCCGTTTCAGGAGGCTCGCGCCAAAGCGCGCGCGCGTTTTCCACAGGGCATGTTTTTCGAAGTCTTTGTCGACGTTGCGCTGGATGTGGCGGAAGCGCGCGACCCCAAGGGGCTGTATGCGCTGGCAAGGCAAGGGGCCATTCGGCAGTTCACTGGCATCGAATCCACGTACGAGAAGCCGGTATTTCCCGACGTGCACGTGCGCACGGGCGAAGCCAGTCCGCTGGAATGCGTGCGCGCGATCATGCAGAAATTGCCATTGAACGACTGA
- a CDS encoding cupin domain-containing protein, giving the protein MDALSQLLSLGRSHVELDVRCLLDGPFAMPHDPLPPGEAAFHLVLAGTCRLRAAAGRTLQLAEGDFVLLPAGGGHDLLDAVGGRSKPLVPLRDSRVGDGAVLPVKSNLDPVEPRSASVDLLCGRFVYARGAGELLMRTLPQVLHVGLRDTSGAAPLQLLTSVLRTEASNVQPGAGAIVNALGQALLAYALRAYGRGARVPSGWLALAADARLGPSVHAVLQAPAQPWTVESLGAAAAMSRATYARHFREKAGMSVGAFVAQIRMMHACALLQDTQRGQAEIGQAVGYQSEAAFGKAFRAVLGTTPGRWRRARRET; this is encoded by the coding sequence ATGGATGCATTGAGTCAACTGCTGTCGCTGGGTCGCAGCCATGTCGAACTCGATGTGCGCTGTCTGCTCGACGGCCCGTTCGCGATGCCGCACGACCCGCTGCCACCCGGCGAGGCGGCATTCCATCTGGTGCTGGCCGGAACCTGTCGGCTGCGTGCCGCCGCCGGGCGCACGCTGCAACTCGCCGAGGGCGATTTCGTGCTGCTGCCCGCAGGCGGCGGGCACGATCTGCTCGACGCAGTGGGCGGCCGCTCGAAGCCACTCGTGCCGTTGCGCGATTCGCGCGTCGGCGACGGCGCGGTGCTGCCGGTCAAGTCGAATCTCGATCCGGTCGAACCGCGCAGCGCGAGCGTGGATCTGCTCTGCGGACGGTTCGTCTATGCGCGCGGCGCGGGCGAACTGCTGATGCGTACGCTGCCGCAGGTGTTGCACGTCGGGTTGCGCGACACCTCGGGGGCCGCGCCGCTGCAATTGCTGACGAGTGTGCTGCGTACCGAGGCGTCGAACGTGCAGCCGGGTGCCGGCGCGATCGTGAATGCGCTCGGGCAGGCGCTGCTGGCGTATGCGCTGCGCGCGTACGGTCGTGGTGCGCGCGTACCGTCCGGCTGGCTCGCGCTCGCGGCCGATGCGCGGCTGGGCCCGTCGGTCCACGCCGTGCTGCAGGCGCCGGCGCAACCGTGGACGGTCGAATCGCTCGGCGCTGCGGCGGCGATGTCGCGTGCGACCTACGCGCGGCATTTCCGCGAGAAGGCCGGCATGAGCGTCGGCGCGTTCGTCGCGCAGATCCGGATGATGCATGCGTGCGCGCTGCTGCAGGACACGCAGCGCGGGCAGGCGGAAATCGGGCAGGCGGTCGGCTATCAGTCCGAGGCCGCGTTCGGCAAGGCGTTTCGCGCGGTGCTCGGCACGACGCCGGGGCGTTGGCGGCGTGCGCGGCGCGAAACGTGA
- the tolA gene encoding cell envelope integrity protein TolA: protein MNRQQSTRRSAYPLQPPRERGTWRAFALAALMHVLLALFLYHGVQWQNSTPADAEAELWTEVPDVPAPRPVVTPAPPVKVAPPPAPVRDEQADIALQQKKRQQEAAAREAQLEQQRRAQQLKAQQEEEARRAQLAAQQAAALAAQKAAERDRQKQADKLKQQQLAEQQKLEQQKLQQQKQAQLEAQQAAKAKADAAAKAKAEAQAKAKAEAAARAKASAAANAKLDRERSARLAQMQGLSGAGEGGGEGLAKSGTGTGSGGNAATPGYADKVRRRVKPNIVWGGERAGLTTVVKIRCTPSGDVLSASVSRSSGNSGWDQAVVSAIHASVPLPPDSNGRTPSDITITFKAAE from the coding sequence ATGAACCGGCAGCAATCCACGCGCAGATCCGCCTACCCGCTCCAGCCTCCCCGCGAGCGCGGGACGTGGCGCGCGTTCGCGCTCGCCGCACTGATGCACGTGCTGCTCGCGCTGTTCCTCTATCACGGCGTGCAGTGGCAGAACAGCACGCCGGCCGACGCCGAAGCCGAGCTGTGGACCGAAGTGCCCGACGTCCCCGCGCCGCGGCCCGTCGTCACGCCCGCGCCGCCCGTGAAGGTCGCGCCGCCCCCTGCCCCGGTGCGCGACGAGCAGGCCGACATCGCGCTGCAGCAGAAGAAACGGCAGCAGGAAGCGGCCGCGCGCGAAGCGCAGCTCGAGCAGCAGCGCCGTGCGCAGCAACTGAAGGCGCAGCAGGAAGAGGAAGCCCGGCGCGCGCAGCTCGCCGCGCAACAAGCCGCCGCGCTGGCCGCACAGAAGGCCGCGGAACGCGACAGACAGAAGCAGGCCGACAAGCTCAAGCAACAGCAGCTCGCCGAACAGCAGAAGCTCGAACAGCAGAAACTCCAGCAGCAAAAGCAGGCGCAGCTCGAAGCGCAGCAGGCAGCGAAGGCGAAGGCCGACGCGGCCGCCAAGGCGAAGGCGGAAGCCCAGGCCAAGGCGAAAGCCGAGGCCGCGGCGCGCGCGAAGGCCAGTGCGGCGGCGAACGCGAAGCTCGACCGCGAACGCAGCGCGCGCCTCGCGCAGATGCAGGGCCTGTCCGGCGCCGGTGAAGGCGGCGGCGAAGGTCTCGCGAAAAGCGGCACGGGTACGGGCTCCGGCGGCAATGCCGCCACGCCCGGCTATGCCGACAAGGTGCGCCGCCGCGTCAAGCCGAACATCGTTTGGGGCGGCGAGCGGGCGGGCCTGACCACCGTCGTCAAGATTCGGTGCACGCCGTCCGGTGACGTATTGAGCGCATCGGTCTCCCGCTCGAGCGGGAATTCGGGGTGGGATCAAGCCGTGGTCAGTGCGATCCACGCATCGGTCCCGTTGCCGCCCGATTCTAACGGTCGTACCCCATCTGACATTACGATTACCTTCAAGGCGGCGGAGTGA
- a CDS encoding aminotransferase class I/II-fold pyridoxal phosphate-dependent enzyme, with protein sequence MALGEHLRQQLAAKALKRQLERATDAAAAPGVPGTPAAQTASARSRFESMPQYQQVRIMREMGEKLRVESPFFRVHDGVAGATTQIGGREYLNFANYNYLGLAGDPAVSARAKAAIDRYGTSASASRMVAGERPVQRALERALAAFYETDDCVAFVSGHATNVTVIGALFGPGDLVVHDALAHNSIVQGAQLSGAKRLSFPHNDWQALDELLSRVHREYRHVMIAIEGLYSMDGDFPDLQRFVDVKTRHGAFLLVDEAHSLGVLGATGKGIREHAGVAPDQVDMWMGTMSKTLAGCGGFIAGCQPLVDMLRHLAPGFLYSVGLAPTLAEASLAALERLQAEPERVAQLQARGRQFLTEARAAGLNTGTSAGYAVVPVITGSSLKAAQWANAMFDEGINVQPIFYPAVEEKAARLRFFICSTHEPEQISRTVGVLSRLAGRGA encoded by the coding sequence ATGGCACTGGGAGAGCATCTTCGCCAGCAACTGGCGGCGAAAGCGCTGAAACGGCAACTGGAGCGCGCGACCGACGCCGCGGCGGCGCCCGGCGTGCCCGGCACGCCGGCTGCGCAGACCGCGTCGGCGCGCAGCCGCTTCGAGTCGATGCCGCAGTATCAGCAGGTCCGCATCATGCGCGAGATGGGCGAGAAGCTGCGGGTCGAGTCGCCGTTTTTCCGCGTGCACGACGGCGTCGCCGGCGCGACCACGCAGATCGGCGGCCGCGAATACCTGAACTTCGCCAACTACAACTATCTGGGTCTGGCCGGCGATCCGGCGGTGTCCGCGCGCGCGAAAGCCGCGATCGACCGCTACGGCACGTCGGCTTCGGCGAGCCGGATGGTCGCGGGCGAGCGTCCGGTGCAGCGCGCGCTCGAGCGCGCGCTGGCCGCGTTCTACGAGACCGACGACTGCGTCGCGTTCGTGAGCGGCCATGCGACCAACGTGACCGTGATCGGCGCGTTGTTCGGCCCCGGCGATCTGGTGGTCCACGACGCGCTCGCGCACAACAGCATCGTCCAGGGCGCGCAGTTGAGCGGCGCGAAGCGGCTGAGCTTTCCGCACAACGACTGGCAGGCGCTCGACGAGCTGCTGTCGCGCGTGCACCGCGAATACCGGCACGTGATGATCGCGATCGAAGGGCTGTACAGCATGGACGGCGATTTCCCCGACCTGCAGCGCTTCGTCGACGTGAAGACGCGTCACGGGGCATTCCTGCTGGTCGACGAGGCCCATTCGCTCGGCGTGCTCGGCGCGACCGGCAAGGGCATCCGCGAGCATGCCGGCGTCGCGCCCGACCAGGTCGACATGTGGATGGGCACGATGAGCAAGACGCTGGCCGGCTGCGGCGGTTTCATCGCCGGCTGCCAGCCGCTCGTCGACATGCTGCGCCATCTGGCGCCGGGCTTCCTGTACAGCGTCGGGCTCGCGCCGACGCTCGCCGAAGCGTCGCTGGCGGCACTCGAACGCCTGCAGGCCGAGCCGGAGCGCGTCGCGCAGTTGCAGGCGCGCGGGCGACAGTTCCTGACCGAGGCGCGTGCGGCCGGGCTGAATACGGGCACGAGCGCCGGGTATGCGGTCGTGCCGGTGATCACGGGCAGTTCGCTGAAGGCCGCGCAGTGGGCGAATGCGATGTTCGACGAAGGGATCAACGTGCAGCCGATCTTCTATCCGGCCGTCGAGGAAAAGGCCGCGCGCCTGCGCTTCTTCATCTGTTCTACGCATGAGCCGGAGCAGATCAGCCGGACGGTGGGCGTGTTGTCGCGCCTCGCGGGGCGCGGCGCGTGA
- a CDS encoding UDP-3-O-acyl N-acetylglycosamine deacetylase: MNAPTGWATRQGTLARPLTIDGHGLHTGRRVGVRILPACPKDGVTGIVFRRVEHGRTLATLPVDPALRRAQPLCTMLRNADGIGVRTIEHLLASLLACEIDHAIVELDAEEVPILDGSATPWVDAIRACGRVALDAPKRFIRVLRPIVVTDGDGDQRREMRIEPAPRYELSVRNDLRGFGDMHWDGALTPAAFATDIAPSRSYGRVKWAVPAIVAGYLRGVPILRGARPSCTASIVGNRVLGGMRLPEEFVRHRVLDLVGDLALAGAPLLARVSALRPSHEMNFRLVDALLATPDAWQWADFSDA; this comes from the coding sequence GTGAACGCGCCGACCGGCTGGGCGACGCGACAGGGCACGCTGGCGCGTCCGCTGACGATCGACGGGCATGGCTTGCATACGGGGCGCCGGGTCGGCGTCCGGATTCTGCCCGCGTGTCCGAAGGACGGCGTGACGGGCATCGTGTTCCGTCGGGTCGAGCACGGGCGCACGCTCGCGACGCTGCCCGTCGACCCAGCGCTGCGCCGCGCGCAGCCGCTCTGCACGATGCTGCGCAATGCCGACGGCATCGGCGTGCGCACGATCGAGCACCTGCTCGCGTCGCTGCTCGCGTGCGAGATCGATCACGCGATCGTCGAGCTCGACGCGGAAGAGGTGCCGATCCTCGACGGCAGCGCCACGCCGTGGGTCGACGCGATCCGCGCATGCGGCCGCGTCGCGCTCGATGCGCCGAAACGCTTCATTCGCGTGCTGCGACCGATCGTCGTCACGGACGGCGACGGCGACCAGCGGCGCGAGATGCGGATCGAGCCGGCGCCGCGTTACGAACTGAGCGTGCGCAACGACCTGCGCGGCTTCGGCGACATGCACTGGGACGGCGCGCTGACGCCGGCCGCATTCGCGACCGACATCGCGCCGTCGCGCTCGTACGGGCGCGTGAAGTGGGCCGTGCCGGCGATCGTCGCCGGCTATTTGCGCGGCGTGCCGATCCTGCGCGGCGCGCGGCCGTCGTGCACCGCGTCGATCGTCGGCAATCGCGTGCTGGGCGGGATGCGGTTGCCGGAGGAATTCGTCAGGCACCGCGTGCTCGATCTCGTCGGCGATCTCGCACTGGCCGGCGCGCCGCTGCTCGCGCGCGTGAGCGCGCTGCGGCCGAGCCACGAGATGAATTTCCGGCTGGTCGATGCGTTGCTGGCTACGCCCGATGCGTGGCAGTGGGCCGACTTTTCCGACGCATGA
- the tolB gene encoding Tol-Pal system beta propeller repeat protein TolB produces MSLMTKLGFRALVASCLITAGSAANAQVNVLITGVGSTQFPIATANFTNEANLPQQVTSIVRADLARSGKFTNIDAGSTPVPETASVDLGAWKAKGANAFVAGSVNRDANGQYKVNFILYDTVKQQSLGGLSLTATDTTLRTAGHKIADYIYQKLLGVRGVFATRLSYVIKTGNRYQLQISDSDGQNARIALSSTEPIISPAWSPSGTKVAYVSFERKKPIVYIHDLPTGRRYMVSDQKGNNSAPAWSPDSNTLAVALSLTGNTQIYTVNANGGGLRRLTQSSSIDTEPFYSPDGRWIYFTSDRGGAPQIYRMPAQGESAGAAQRVTFTGSYNTSPRVSPDGKLLAYISRTGGGFKLYVQDLQTGAANAITNTNRDESPSFAANGQYVLYATQSGGRNVLAAVPSDGSAPPQILSVQGGSVREPSWGPFMQ; encoded by the coding sequence ATGAGTTTGATGACAAAGCTAGGTTTCAGGGCACTCGTGGCCTCGTGTCTGATTACGGCGGGCAGCGCCGCTAACGCCCAGGTCAACGTGCTGATCACCGGTGTCGGGTCGACCCAGTTCCCCATTGCCACCGCGAACTTCACGAACGAGGCGAATCTGCCGCAGCAGGTCACGTCGATCGTGCGCGCCGACCTCGCCCGCAGCGGCAAATTCACCAACATCGACGCGGGCAGCACGCCCGTGCCCGAGACCGCCTCGGTCGATCTCGGCGCATGGAAGGCCAAGGGCGCGAATGCGTTCGTCGCCGGCAGCGTGAACCGCGACGCGAACGGTCAGTACAAGGTCAACTTCATCCTGTACGACACCGTGAAGCAGCAAAGCCTCGGCGGCCTGTCGCTGACGGCCACCGACACCACGCTGCGCACGGCCGGCCACAAGATCGCCGACTACATCTATCAGAAGCTGCTCGGCGTGCGTGGCGTGTTCGCCACGCGCCTGTCGTACGTGATCAAGACCGGCAACCGCTACCAGCTGCAGATTTCCGATTCGGATGGCCAGAACGCGCGCATCGCGCTGTCGAGCACCGAACCGATCATCTCGCCGGCCTGGTCGCCGAGCGGCACGAAGGTCGCGTACGTGTCGTTCGAGCGCAAGAAGCCGATCGTCTACATCCATGACCTGCCGACCGGCCGCCGCTACATGGTCTCCGACCAGAAGGGCAACAACAGCGCACCGGCGTGGTCGCCGGACAGCAACACGCTGGCCGTCGCGCTGTCGCTGACGGGCAATACGCAAATCTATACGGTCAACGCGAACGGCGGCGGCCTGCGCCGTCTCACGCAGAGCAGCTCGATCGACACCGAACCGTTCTACTCGCCGGACGGCCGCTGGATCTACTTCACGAGCGATCGTGGCGGTGCGCCGCAAATCTACCGGATGCCCGCGCAGGGTGAAAGCGCCGGGGCCGCGCAGCGCGTGACCTTCACCGGCAGCTACAACACCAGCCCGCGCGTGAGCCCGGATGGCAAGCTGCTCGCTTACATCTCCCGCACGGGTGGGGGCTTCAAGCTGTATGTTCAGGATCTGCAGACTGGCGCGGCGAACGCCATCACGAATACCAATCGCGACGAATCGCCGAGCTTCGCGGCAAACGGCCAGTACGTTCTGTACGCTACCCAGTCGGGTGGTCGCAACGTTCTGGCTGCAGTGCCCTCCGACGGCAGCGCGCCGCCGCAGATCTTGTCCGTCCAGGGCGGCTCCGTTCGCGAGCCGTCGTGGGGGCCCTTCATGCAATGA
- the yiaA gene encoding inner membrane protein YiaA, with translation MNQTTIQQPSFAFVAASWAALLAGFAAFLIGLWNAGMQLNEKGYYFTVLVFGLYAAISLQKSVRDRAEGISVTGIYYGLSWVALLLSIALLIVGLFNATLQLSEKGFYAMSFVLALFGSVAVQKNTRDLQNAKPRYTDADSASSIQE, from the coding sequence ATGAACCAGACCACCATCCAGCAACCGTCGTTCGCGTTCGTGGCCGCGTCGTGGGCCGCGCTGCTCGCCGGTTTCGCGGCATTCCTGATCGGGCTCTGGAACGCCGGCATGCAGCTCAACGAGAAGGGTTACTACTTCACCGTGCTGGTGTTCGGCCTCTACGCGGCGATCTCGCTGCAGAAGAGCGTGCGCGATCGCGCAGAAGGCATTTCCGTCACCGGCATCTACTACGGCCTCAGCTGGGTCGCGCTGCTTTTGTCGATCGCGCTGCTGATCGTCGGTCTCTTCAATGCGACGCTGCAATTGAGCGAGAAGGGCTTTTACGCGATGTCGTTCGTGCTCGCGCTGTTCGGCTCGGTGGCCGTGCAGAAGAACACGCGCGATTTGCAGAACGCGAAGCCGCGCTATACCGACGCCGATTCCGCGTCGTCGATCCAGGAGTGA
- a CDS encoding class II glutamine amidotransferase: MCRWLAYTGNPIHLETVLFRAKHSLIDQSLHSELGATTTNGDGFGIGWYGHPDELPFRYRSVHPAWNDRNLREAARAIRSRMFIAHIRAATDTPVQETNCHPFRHGRWLFAHNGLIRDFHKLRRDLTMKVDPALFPTLEGSTDSELMFRLALTYGLEQAPLPALERMVGVVEETAARHRVADPLNMTICATDGERIVAVRYSSERQSRSLFHSTSFKHLHELYPHNPRIAEAGDDAFMVVSEPLVDLRGAWEEVPEGMAIVAHGADVQQRPFGPRHK, translated from the coding sequence ATGTGCCGCTGGCTCGCCTATACGGGTAATCCGATCCATCTGGAAACCGTGCTGTTCCGCGCGAAGCATTCGCTGATCGACCAGAGCCTGCATTCGGAGCTGGGCGCCACGACCACCAACGGCGACGGTTTCGGCATCGGCTGGTACGGGCATCCCGACGAACTCCCGTTCCGCTATCGCTCCGTGCATCCCGCATGGAACGACCGCAACCTGCGCGAAGCCGCGCGTGCGATCCGCTCGCGGATGTTCATCGCACACATCCGCGCGGCCACCGACACGCCCGTGCAGGAAACCAACTGCCACCCGTTCCGCCACGGCCGCTGGCTGTTCGCGCACAACGGGCTGATCCGCGACTTCCACAAGCTGCGCCGCGACCTGACGATGAAGGTCGATCCGGCGCTGTTCCCGACGCTCGAAGGCTCGACCGATTCCGAGTTGATGTTTCGCCTCGCGCTGACGTACGGTCTCGAGCAGGCGCCGCTACCGGCGCTCGAACGGATGGTCGGCGTGGTCGAGGAAACCGCCGCGCGGCATCGCGTCGCCGATCCGCTCAACATGACGATCTGCGCGACCGATGGCGAACGGATCGTCGCGGTGCGTTACTCGAGCGAACGGCAATCGCGCTCGCTGTTTCACAGCACGTCGTTCAAGCATCTGCACGAGCTGTATCCGCATAACCCGCGTATCGCCGAAGCCGGCGATGATGCGTTCATGGTCGTGTCGGAGCCGCTCGTCGACCTGCGCGGCGCGTGGGAGGAAGTGCCGGAGGGCATGGCGATCGTCGCGCATGGCGCCGATGTACAGCAGCGGCCGTTCGGGCCGCGGCACAAGTGA
- the tolR gene encoding protein TolR, which translates to MAGSPIRSSMRGGRSRRAMADINVVPYIDVMLVLLVIFMVTAPLVAPSIINLPTVGNAAPQEQTPPVVVNIKADRTMSVKYKGDSGATQEDTMTKAELDSFISARQADHPDQPVVIAADKTVQYDAVMTVMSDLKARGVKRVGLLVKSQ; encoded by the coding sequence ATGGCAGGAAGCCCCATCCGATCCAGCATGCGCGGCGGCCGCTCGCGCCGCGCAATGGCCGACATCAACGTCGTGCCGTACATCGACGTGATGCTGGTGCTGCTCGTGATCTTCATGGTCACCGCACCGCTCGTCGCCCCGTCGATCATCAACCTGCCGACCGTCGGCAATGCCGCGCCGCAGGAGCAGACGCCGCCCGTCGTCGTCAACATCAAGGCCGACCGCACGATGAGCGTCAAGTACAAGGGCGACTCGGGCGCAACCCAGGAAGACACGATGACGAAGGCCGAGCTCGACAGCTTCATCTCGGCCCGGCAGGCCGATCACCCTGACCAGCCGGTCGTGATCGCAGCCGACAAGACCGTGCAGTACGATGCCGTCATGACCGTGATGTCCGATCTGAAGGCGCGTGGCGTCAAGCGCGTCGGCCTCCTCGTCAAATCGCAATGA
- a CDS encoding GNAT family N-acetyltransferase yields MTQAAAVAQAAPRVGEPVRFRAASADDAAACAPLVFASGVAEFGFFLGESDARCIAFLQQAFRSRHGRFSWRRHRVAVGDDGAVLAVMAIHDGQRTTFDDVHVVWALVRFFGVRRTVGQLLRGLILETELPAPKRSQILVAHCATDERQRGTGVFSALFRDALDTAALPADGSRDVVLDVLTRNVRARALYERLGFVALPRRRVRSRRLPGELDSIRMRFGGRG; encoded by the coding sequence GTGACGCAGGCCGCCGCGGTCGCGCAAGCGGCTCCACGCGTCGGCGAGCCGGTGCGGTTTCGCGCGGCCAGTGCGGATGATGCGGCAGCATGCGCGCCGCTCGTGTTTGCGTCCGGCGTGGCCGAATTCGGCTTCTTTCTCGGCGAAAGCGACGCGCGCTGCATCGCTTTCCTGCAGCAGGCGTTCCGGTCGCGCCACGGACGCTTCTCGTGGCGCCGGCATCGGGTCGCAGTTGGGGACGATGGCGCGGTGCTCGCGGTGATGGCGATTCACGACGGACAGCGGACGACGTTCGACGACGTGCACGTCGTGTGGGCGCTCGTGCGCTTTTTTGGCGTGCGCCGCACGGTTGGCCAGTTGCTGCGCGGACTGATCCTCGAAACGGAGCTCCCGGCGCCGAAGCGTTCGCAGATCCTCGTCGCGCATTGCGCGACGGACGAACGTCAGCGCGGCACCGGCGTTTTCAGCGCGCTGTTTCGCGATGCGCTGGATACGGCGGCGTTGCCGGCCGATGGCAGCCGCGATGTCGTGCTCGACGTGCTGACGCGCAACGTGCGCGCCCGGGCGCTGTACGAACGCTTGGGGTTCGTCGCGCTGCCGCGGCGGCGCGTGCGTTCGCGCAGGTTGCCGGGTGAGCTTGATTCGATCCGGATGAGGTTCGGGGGCCGCGGCTAA
- the pal gene encoding peptidoglycan-associated lipoprotein Pal, with the protein MMSNKARLALAVMMISALAACKSGVKLDDKANNAGAVSTQPSADNVAQVNVDPLNDPNSPLAKRSIYFDFDSYSVKDEYQPLMQQHAQYLKSHPQRHVLIQGNTDERGTSEYNLALGQKRAEAVRRAMALLGVNDSQMEAVSLGKEKPQATGHDEASWAQNRRADLVYQQ; encoded by the coding sequence ATGATGTCGAATAAAGCTCGTCTGGCCCTGGCCGTGATGATGATCAGCGCGCTCGCAGCGTGCAAGTCGGGCGTGAAGCTCGACGACAAGGCAAACAACGCGGGCGCAGTCAGCACGCAGCCGAGCGCCGACAACGTCGCGCAAGTGAACGTCGATCCGTTGAACGACCCGAACAGCCCGCTCGCGAAGCGCAGCATCTACTTCGACTTCGACAGCTATTCGGTGAAGGACGAGTACCAGCCGCTGATGCAGCAGCACGCGCAGTATCTGAAGAGCCACCCGCAGCGCCACGTGCTGATCCAGGGCAACACCGACGAACGCGGCACGAGCGAGTACAACCTCGCGCTGGGCCAGAAGCGTGCGGAAGCCGTCCGCCGTGCGATGGCACTGCTCGGCGTGAACGATTCGCAAATGGAAGCCGTGAGCCTCGGCAAGGAAAAGCCGCAGGCAACGGGTCACGACGAAGCATCGTGGGCGCAGAACCGTCGCGCCGACCTCGTCTACCAACAGTAA